A segment of the Streptomyces sp. L2 genome:
TCAGCGACGGCCGGGTGGCCCGCGCCTGGAAGGGCTGAACCGGACGCTCAGCCGTCCGTCAGGGGCGGGCCGGCTGGGTCGTGCCGCGCGGGACGCGTTCGGCGTGCGGCGGACGGCGGCTGCCGGCCGGGGTGACCGGGGTGCGCTCCGAGCGGGGCGAGTGCGCGCCGGTGGTGCGGTGCACCGGGGCTCGTGGACCGCGCGCCGGTGCGACGGGCTCGCGCGCCGGGGCGGGCTGTTCGGCGGGCGCGGCACGCTGTTTGAGCAGCACGGGGGCAGGGGTGACCGGGACGGCCGGTGCGGGCACCGGGCGGCCGCGACGGGCGCGCCAGAGGTCGCGCAGGTCGAACAGCGCGTTCTCGGCCCGGGTGATCAGCGGCTCGAACCAGGGCAGGGCGAGCAGGATCAGCAGCCCGGCGGCCCAGCCCAGCAGCACGTCGCTCAGCCAGTGCGTACCGAGGTAGACGGTGGTGAGGCCGACGCCGAGGGCGGTGATCGCCGACAGGGCCGAGAGCCAGCGGCGGGCGCGCGGGCTGGACGCCAGATAGGCCAGAATTCCCCAGGTCACCACGGCGTTCGCGGTGTGGCCGCTGGGAAATATATCGCCGCCCATGCCCATCTCGTTCGAACCGATCACGGTCGCGTAGTGCGGACCGAGTCGCCCCATCCCGAGCTTGGCGGCGCCGACCGTGATGTTCAGCAGCAGCAGCGAGGTCGCCAGCGTCAGCAGCGGGCGCAGGGTGTGCTGCCGCCAGGAACGCCAGCCCAGCCAGGCCGCGACCATCACCGCGGTGGGGCCGCGCTGGCCGAGCACCACGTAGTAGTCGAGGAACGCGTGGATCTGCGGCCACTGCTGGTACGGGCGGAAGAACATGACCTGCCAGTCCAGCCGGACCAGCCAGGAAGTGATCACCACGGCCCACACGATCGCCAGGTAAAAGGCGAGGGTCGCCGTGAACAGCACGACCCGGTGCCGGCTCATCCTGGGCACGTCGATGTGAGCCGGTCGTTCCGGCTCACGGTCCAGCCTGGCGAACACCCGGTCCAGACGCCGGGTCAGGCTTCGTTCGGTACGCACCCAATCGACGTTACAGCGAGTGAGCTGTGTTCCCTGTCAAAACAGCTGGGTCGTGATGACGATGTGATGTGGGAAACGTCTCAACCACGCCCAGAATTCCGCTGGTTCCGCAATCCGTTGAGACGGCTTCCGGCAATTCCTTTGATCATGCCGGCCGGCAGTTTTATGGCACTTATGAATTCGTTCACCGGTTCACCGGGTGGAATTCGGTGCGTGACCGGTCACGGCGGGCCGGAACCGTTCAGCCAGAACGCCCCGTAGACCGCCGAGGCCACCGCCGCACTCGCCACGATCAGCACCGACCGGGAGCGGCGCGTCCGGGCCAGCGCGCGGGCGAGCGGCAGCAGCAGCGGGAACGCGGGCATCAGCAGCCGGGGCTTGGAGCCGAAGTAGCTCGACGCGCACAGGGCGAGCGCGAGCACCACCCCCGTGTAGACGAGCAGCGGCAGCGGCTGTCGCTGCCGTACGCCCGCCAGGTACAGCCGGACGAGCAGGGCGACGCCGACGATCAGGCCGAGGCCGACGAGGGCCGACGGGAACGACGTGAGCTTGCCGACGGCGAAGCGGGCGAAGGCGTACCCGCCGTCGAAGCCGTTGCGCCAGCCGGCCTGGACGTCGAGATAGCCGAAGAGGCCCTTTCCGGTGCGGTGCCCGACCCACAGGACATAGCCGGCCGTGCCCAGCGGGGCGATCAGCAGACCGAGGGCGCGAAGCAAGGCGGGGGCGCCGGGCAAGTCGGGGGCCGCCGGGGCGCCGGAGGCGTGCGAGGCGAAAGGGAGGGCGCGTGCTGTGGTGTACGCGCTGTTCGTGCTCTGTGCGCGCCTGGCGCGCGCGCCGCTCGTCAGGCTCGGGGCGCGTTCGTCGTCGCGTGCGCCGTGCGCGCTCCGCGCGCTTCGGTCTCGCACGAACGAGACAAGGCCCGCCGCCCACACCGCCGCGACCACCGCGAGCCCCACCGGCCGGGTCAGCCCGGCGAGCGCCGCCAGCGTCCCCGCCGCCACCCACCGCCCGGTCAGCACCGCGTACAGCGACCACGCGGCCAGCGCCGTGAACAGCGACTCGCTGTACGCCATCGACTGCACGATCCCCACCGGCAGCACGGCCCACAGCAGCACCCCGTACAGGCCCGCGCGCGCCCCGTACACCCGCTCCGCGACCGCGAAGATCCCGCCGGCCGCCGCCAGCGACGCCAGCAGGCTCACCACGAAACCGGCGTCCGCGTACGACAGCGGCGCGCACGCGTGCAGCAACCGCTCCAGCCAGGGCAGCAGCGGGAAGAACGCCAGGTTGGAATGCAGGTCGCCGTTGGGCAGCCGCACCTCGTAGCCGTACCCGAGGTGGGCGACCCGGGTGTACCACAGGGCGTCCCAGCGCGCGGTCAGCAGCGTGTACCCGCTCTTGCCGCGCGCGGCGCTCCACACCGCCAGCACGACCAGGCCCAGGGCGCGCACGGCGGCGTACCCGAGCAGGGCCGGAGCCGCCCGGCGGGCGAGGGGGGCGCGGGCCGGGGCCACGCGCGTCGCAAGATCGGTCACGGGCTCGATTATCGACCGGACCGGGAACCCGGCCGGCCGCCGGGGCGTTTTCAAGGGCGGAGGACGTGGCGTACGCCACATGGGTTCCCTGCCGCGTGTGAGAGGTCCGCCACGCGACCGCGGAACGAACTCGCGTACGCTCAGGTGTCACCCGCGTGGGATCGCGCGGGCCGGAGACCCCGCTCCTCTCCGGCCGTACGACGGGAGTCCCCACCCCGTCGGTCCGCCGCACGCGAGGGATCATCTGGGAGGTACGTACATGTCCGGGACGACCACGGCCGCCGCACTGCTGCGCCGTCGGGCGGCCGGGGCCGGTGCCAACCGCTGGGTCGTGCTCGTCGTCCTCTGTGTCAGCCTGCTGCTCGTCGCCCTCGACGCGACGGTGCTGCACGTGGCGGTCCCCGCCGTCACCGAGGACCTGCGGCCCGGCGCGATAGAACTGCTCTGGATCGTCGACGTCTACCCACTGGTCTGCGCCTCGCTGCTGATCCTCTTCGGCACGCTGGGCGACCGGGTCGGCCGCAGACGCATCCTGCTGCTCGGCTACGCCCTCTTCGGGGTCGCCTCCGCGGTGGCCGCGTTCGCGCAGACCGCCGAGACGCTGATCCTCGCCCGCGCCCTGCTCGGCGTCGGCGGTGCGATGATCATGCCGGCCACGCTGTCGATCCTCCGCCAGGTCTTCCCCGACCGGCGCGAGCGCGCGCTGGCCATCGGTATCTGGAGCGCGGTGGCCGCGGTCGGCGCGGCGGTCGGACCGCTGCTCGGCGGATTCCTGCTGGAGCACTTCTGGTGGGGCGCGGTCTTCCTGATCAACATCCCGTTGATGCTGGTCAGCCTGCCGGTGGGCCGGATCCTGCTGCCCGAGTCACGCGGCGACGGGGGCGGCCCCTGGGACGTGACCGGCGCCCTGATGGCGGCGGCCGGCCTGTTCGGCGTCGTCTTCGGCGTGAAGCGGCTGGGCGGCGGCGAGCCGGTGATGAGCCCGCTCACCGTGCTGCCGCTGCTGATCGGTGCCGTGCTCGTCTTCCTCTTCGTACGGCGCCAGCGGCGGCACCCGCATCCGCTGGTGGACCTGCGGATGTTCCGCCGCCCGGCGTTCAGCACCGCCGTGGGCTGCATCGTGCTGGCGATGCTCGCCCTGGTCGGCCTGGAGCTGATCGCGGCGCAGTACCTGCAACTCGTGCTCGGACTCTCCCCGCTGCAGACCGGCCTGCGGCTGCTGCCCCTGACCGTCGCCGCGATGGCGGCGGGCCTGGCCGGCGCGCGGATGCTGCGCCGCTTCGGACCGCGCCGGATGGTGTGCTTCGGCTTCTGCCT
Coding sequences within it:
- a CDS encoding glycosyltransferase family 39 protein, coding for MTDLATRVAPARAPLARRAAPALLGYAAVRALGLVVLAVWSAARGKSGYTLLTARWDALWYTRVAHLGYGYEVRLPNGDLHSNLAFFPLLPWLERLLHACAPLSYADAGFVVSLLASLAAAGGIFAVAERVYGARAGLYGVLLWAVLPVGIVQSMAYSESLFTALAAWSLYAVLTGRWVAAGTLAALAGLTRPVGLAVVAAVWAAGLVSFVRDRSARSAHGARDDERAPSLTSGARARRAQSTNSAYTTARALPFASHASGAPAAPDLPGAPALLRALGLLIAPLGTAGYVLWVGHRTGKGLFGYLDVQAGWRNGFDGGYAFARFAVGKLTSFPSALVGLGLIVGVALLVRLYLAGVRQRQPLPLLVYTGVVLALALCASSYFGSKPRLLMPAFPLLLPLARALARTRRSRSVLIVASAAVASAVYGAFWLNGSGPP
- a CDS encoding phosphatase PAP2 family protein, whose protein sequence is MRTERSLTRRLDRVFARLDREPERPAHIDVPRMSRHRVVLFTATLAFYLAIVWAVVITSWLVRLDWQVMFFRPYQQWPQIHAFLDYYVVLGQRGPTAVMVAAWLGWRSWRQHTLRPLLTLATSLLLLNITVGAAKLGMGRLGPHYATVIGSNEMGMGGDIFPSGHTANAVVTWGILAYLASSPRARRWLSALSAITALGVGLTTVYLGTHWLSDVLLGWAAGLLILLALPWFEPLITRAENALFDLRDLWRARRGRPVPAPAVPVTPAPVLLKQRAAPAEQPAPAREPVAPARGPRAPVHRTTGAHSPRSERTPVTPAGSRRPPHAERVPRGTTQPARP